The Pueribacillus theae DNA window TTTTTGTTAACTTGTATAGACGATTGGACAATGACAATCTCTCTTCAACAAGATGCTAAGTTAATCTACCTTCACATTTTAATAATGATTCTTGAGTATTCACCTTTTGCCAGTTTGTCAAAACCCTCATTAATTTCATCCAATGTGATATAATCAGCTACTAATTTATCTACCGCTAAACGATCTTGTTTGAACAAATCTATGAACCTTGGGATATCCCGTTTCGGAACACAGCTGCCTACATAGGAACCCTTTATCGTTCTCTCTTCTGCAGTTAACGTAACATATGGAAAAGAAAAATGATGCTCAGGATGTGGCAAGCCTGTTGTTATCGTTGTTCCACCCCGTTTCGTAATTCCATAGGCTACTTCCATCGCAGGTACTGCCCCGGCCGTTTCAAACGTATAATCCAAACCACCGCCTGTTTGTTCACGAATGACGTTCACAACATCTGGATCTTTTGAAAGAAACGTATCGGTTGCCCCTAATTCTTTCGCCATTTTTAATTTACTTTCATTGATATCTACAGCCACCACTCTACTCGCACCTGCCGCAACAGCACCTAAAAGTGCGCTTAATCCGACGCCTCCAAGCCCTACCACGGCAACAGTGCTACCAAGTTTTATGTTCGCTGTATTGATAACGGCACCTACACCTGTAATCACCGCACAACCAAATAAGGCAAGCTTTTCAAAAGGAATATCCTTTGGCACTTTAACCAATGAATGCCTCGATACAACGACATATTCTGAAAAAGCAGATACACCTACATGATGGTTTACCTCTCCTGTTTCAGAATGCAATCGCTTGCCACCATGAAGCAATGTACCTGCAGCATTGGATTCCGCGCCTTTTTCACAAAGGGCTGGTCTTCCCTCTTGACAAGGGATACATTGTCCACAGCTTGGAACAAAAACACAAACAACATGATCCCCTGGCACCAAATCATTTACACCTTCGCCTGCTTCAACAACGACACCTGACGCTTCATGTCCTAACGCCATTGGCAATGGTCTCGGCCTACTGCCATCGATGACTGACAAGTCTGAATGGCATAAGCTAGCCGCTTTAATCTGAACCAACACTTCTCCTTGATCTGGGGGATCCAATTCAAGTGATTCAATTTTGATCGGTTTGCTTTCAGCATAAGGTGTAGCTGCTCCCGATTTATGCAATACGGCAGATTTTATCCTCATAAATATTTTCCTCTCCTTCATCTTAATATCATGAATAAAAGATTTTAATCCACAGTCGGTTTGAGTTTGACAAAGAAGCTAACAAGACACTCCGAAACTTTTGAGCGACTGAAAGTCAATACAATGATGACCGCTCTCCAGCTTTCTACGTTCAGCCATTCAAACTCAAAAGACTGCTCCTTACAATTCTTTCTTTTATATCGTTTAGTAAAGTTTGATTCCGATAAATTTTATATCTGTCATTTCCTCAATCGCGTATTTAATTCCTTCTTTCCCGATTCCGCTGTTTTTAATGCCGCCATAAGGGATATGATCATAACGGCGCACGGAGACTTCATTGATCCATACCCCGCCTGTTTCGATCCGATCAGCTAGCCGCATCGCACGATTAATATCCTTGGTGAAAACACCAGCATGCAAACCGAATTCTGTCTGGTTGGCATAAGCAATCACTTCTTCTTCATCAGTAAATGGCATCACACTGACGACAGGCGCGAATACTTCAGCACAGACAACTTTCATGTCCTTATTGACCTCCGTGATCACGGTCGGTTCAATCATCGTCCCGTTACAATTTCCTCCTGTCAAAATCGTTGCACCTTGTTCAACTGCTTCATTGATCCATGCTTCTGCTCTTTTGGCGGCATCTTCCGTAATCATCGGTCCTAATTCAGTCGATTCATCAAGAGGATCGCCCATTTTTAATGTTGCTAATCTTGAAACTAGCTTATCAAGAAATTGATCATACACTGGTTTTTGGACATAGATTCGCTGTGCGGATACACACGCTTGCCCAGCGTAGGTATAGCCACCTGTGACAATGGCATTGACAGCAAGATCGAGATCACTGTCTTCAAAAATGATATTGGGTGCATTTGATCCTAATTCCAAAGTCACTTTTTTTCGTTTTGCCATCTCATTGATTTTCCAACCGACAGCATTACTTCCGGTAAATGTTACTTTTTTTACGAATGGATGTGTCACAAGGCT harbors:
- a CDS encoding zinc-dependent alcohol dehydrogenase family protein, producing the protein MRIKSAVLHKSGAATPYAESKPIKIESLELDPPDQGEVLVQIKAASLCHSDLSVIDGSRPRPLPMALGHEASGVVVEAGEGVNDLVPGDHVVCVFVPSCGQCIPCQEGRPALCEKGAESNAAGTLLHGGKRLHSETGEVNHHVGVSAFSEYVVVSRHSLVKVPKDIPFEKLALFGCAVITGVGAVINTANIKLGSTVAVVGLGGVGLSALLGAVAAGASRVVAVDINESKLKMAKELGATDTFLSKDPDVVNVIREQTGGGLDYTFETAGAVPAMEVAYGITKRGGTTITTGLPHPEHHFSFPYVTLTAEERTIKGSYVGSCVPKRDIPRFIDLFKQDRLAVDKLVADYITLDEINEGFDKLAKGEYSRIIIKM
- a CDS encoding aldehyde dehydrogenase family protein, with protein sequence MNEKELYFGSFIDGKERVGNGRKDMEVFNPFNHEVIGKISCAKKEDVEQAIANSHNVFKETMRNMPAHERSEILRKTADLLEDKFEDFAKILSLEAGKPIRESRGEVTRAVQVLRFSAEGAKNIYGEQIPLDSAIGGENQIGFTKRVPLGVVAAITPFNFPLNLALHKIAPAIAAGNTIVLKPAEKTPFSPALLYQLFEEAGLPKGALNLLMGPGTELVESLVTHPFVKKVTFTGSNAVGWKINEMAKRKKVTLELGSNAPNIIFEDSDLDLAVNAIVTGGYTYAGQACVSAQRIYVQKPVYDQFLDKLVSRLATLKMGDPLDESTELGPMITEDAAKRAEAWINEAVEQGATILTGGNCNGTMIEPTVITEVNKDMKVVCAEVFAPVVSVMPFTDEEEVIAYANQTEFGLHAGVFTKDINRAMRLADRIETGGVWINEVSVRRYDHIPYGGIKNSGIGKEGIKYAIEEMTDIKFIGIKLY